A single Streptomyces sp. Edi2 DNA region contains:
- a CDS encoding class I SAM-dependent methyltransferase, with amino-acid sequence MSTPASYFETMYRHSPDPWHLAERWYEHRKYDLTLASLPQPRYRRAFEPACSVGELTLRLAERCDALLACDRVASAADTAARRTAGHPHVRIEQRTLPEQWPDGSFDLIVLSELLYYFDAATLDDLLRRAVTALEPGGTLLTVHWNHPADAHLATGAELAPVLARVPGLALTADHREDDFVLQTFGRIGPGRSRPLSPARREGLT; translated from the coding sequence GTGAGCACCCCCGCCTCGTATTTCGAGACGATGTACCGGCACTCGCCCGACCCATGGCATCTGGCCGAGCGGTGGTACGAGCACCGCAAGTACGACCTCACCCTCGCTTCCCTCCCTCAGCCGCGCTACCGCCGCGCTTTCGAACCGGCCTGCTCCGTGGGGGAATTGACACTGCGGCTCGCCGAACGGTGTGATGCGCTGCTCGCGTGTGACCGCGTCGCCTCCGCCGCCGACACGGCGGCACGCCGGACCGCCGGCCACCCTCACGTAAGGATTGAACAGCGCACTCTTCCCGAGCAGTGGCCCGACGGGTCCTTCGACCTCATTGTCCTGTCCGAGCTGCTCTACTACTTCGACGCCGCGACGCTGGACGATCTGCTGCGTCGCGCGGTCACCGCCCTCGAACCCGGTGGCACCCTTCTCACCGTCCACTGGAACCACCCGGCGGACGCACACCTGGCCACCGGAGCGGAGCTCGCTCCCGTCCTCGCAAGGGTTCCCGGTCTGGCCCTGACCGCCGACCACCGCGAGGACGACTTCGTTCTTCAGACCTTCGGCCGTATCGGCCCGGGCCGGAGCCGGCCCCTGTCGCCGGCGCGGAGAGAAGGGCTGACATGA
- a CDS encoding SRPBCC family protein, which translates to MAVRHRLIRKPPEDVWAVLSDASLFSDWVVGPSATTEKSGDWPQCGSTLEYTLRVGPWSVSGETIVRRHEPPRQLELEVDSGWLGTARIAIEIRAWGENTLVIFDEHPLRGPGGLLHNSALDAVLQLRNRSMLDRLAKTAAAPERVARKRT; encoded by the coding sequence ATGGCCGTGCGGCACCGGCTGATCAGGAAGCCCCCCGAGGACGTGTGGGCGGTCCTGTCCGACGCGTCGCTCTTCAGCGACTGGGTGGTGGGCCCGTCGGCAACGACCGAGAAGTCCGGTGACTGGCCGCAGTGCGGCTCCACGCTGGAATACACCCTGCGAGTGGGGCCGTGGTCGGTCTCCGGCGAGACCATCGTGCGTCGTCACGAACCACCACGGCAGCTCGAGCTGGAGGTCGACAGTGGGTGGCTGGGCACAGCAAGGATCGCCATCGAGATCCGCGCCTGGGGAGAGAACACTCTGGTGATCTTCGATGAGCACCCGCTGCGTGGCCCCGGCGGGCTGCTGCACAACAGCGCGCTCGACGCCGTCCTGCAGCTGCGCAACCGCAGCATGCTCGATCGCCTCGCCAAGACCGCCGCGGCCCCGGAGCGAGTCGCCAGGAAACGTACCTGA
- a CDS encoding plasmid stabilization protein: MPAGSSKKRERQYEHIKEQAEERGTSQKRAKEIAARTVNKERARSGEARTASKASLRDPKSAPQRGGERSHRGPGGPTKDQLYEEAKKKNVEGRSTMNKDQLRRAVGR, from the coding sequence GTGCCTGCAGGATCAAGCAAGAAGCGTGAACGGCAGTACGAGCACATCAAGGAACAGGCCGAGGAGCGTGGCACCTCGCAGAAGCGGGCCAAGGAGATCGCCGCCCGCACGGTGAACAAGGAACGCGCCCGCTCCGGCGAAGCCAGGACCGCCTCCAAGGCCTCCCTCCGCGACCCGAAATCCGCTCCGCAACGCGGCGGGGAACGCTCCCACCGCGGGCCCGGCGGCCCGACCAAGGACCAGCTCTACGAAGAGGCCAAGAAGAAGAACGTCGAGGGCCGCTCCACCATGAACAAGGACCAACTGCGCCGGGCCGTCGGCCGCTGA
- a CDS encoding glycosyltransferase: MNPEAIAVVIPAHNEESLLPRALAAVNAAARHPALAGLQVMTVVAADACGDDTAKVAGAAGAGVLYLGSRNPGKARAAAAQHALAALGTPASATWIASTDADSAVPPDWLAFQLDQARAGWDAVVGTVTVTQWPPVRRLADRYHEVYYASRPPHGALWRHPHVHGANLGVAAEAYQEAGGFPALPVGEDHALVRTLERNGHRVLRTPDCPVETSSRLRPRAAGGFGDRLAQLAAEEGALH, from the coding sequence ATGAACCCGGAGGCGATAGCGGTAGTCATCCCCGCGCACAACGAGGAGTCTCTTCTGCCTCGCGCGCTCGCCGCGGTGAACGCTGCCGCACGCCACCCCGCGCTGGCCGGCCTGCAGGTGATGACCGTGGTGGCGGCCGATGCCTGCGGGGACGACACGGCGAAGGTGGCCGGCGCGGCGGGTGCCGGCGTGCTGTACCTGGGATCCCGCAATCCCGGCAAAGCCCGTGCCGCCGCCGCGCAGCACGCCCTTGCCGCGCTGGGAACCCCCGCTTCCGCCACATGGATTGCCTCCACCGACGCCGACAGTGCCGTGCCGCCCGACTGGCTCGCGTTCCAGCTCGACCAGGCACGCGCCGGATGGGACGCGGTGGTCGGTACGGTCACCGTGACCCAGTGGCCGCCGGTCCGCCGGCTCGCAGACCGTTACCACGAGGTGTACTACGCCTCTCGCCCCCCTCACGGTGCGCTCTGGCGCCACCCACACGTCCACGGTGCCAACCTCGGAGTGGCCGCCGAGGCCTATCAGGAGGCCGGAGGGTTCCCCGCCCTCCCCGTGGGCGAGGATCACGCCCTCGTCCGCACACTCGAACGCAACGGACATCGCGTGCTGCGCACCCCGGACTGTCCGGTGGAGACCTCGAGCCGATTGCGCCCCCGGGCTGCGGGAGGCTTCGGTGACCGCCTGGCCCAATTGGCAGCGGAAGAAGGAGCGCTGCACTGA
- a CDS encoding DUF5133 domain-containing protein yields MLMPDPKDVRTLLSRYADARLAHEERSTLKSATRLDDVSYTLCVATATTRINDALAAADRILAQSPPPAPSRS; encoded by the coding sequence ATGCTGATGCCCGACCCCAAGGACGTGCGGACCCTGCTGAGCCGGTATGCCGATGCGCGGTTGGCTCACGAGGAGAGGTCGACCCTCAAGTCCGCCACCCGGCTGGACGATGTGTCGTACACCCTGTGCGTGGCCACAGCGACCACACGGATCAACGACGCCCTCGCCGCCGCCGACCGCATTCTGGCGCAGTCCCCGCCGCCTGCCCCCAGCCGCTCGTGA
- a CDS encoding PIG-L family deacetylase: MTTPGQEEPAADPIQARGTDESEWRNWAGWDALPEFTLPSTGRAVVVAAHPDDEVLGFGGSLSLLAAAGMDLTVVSVTDGERSHPHSRVETPESLARIRAKEARAALAELGAADAEIIRLHVPDTGVAAHEDRLRTRLAEVMAGAALCAAPWTGDIHADHEAAGRAALAASGAAGVPCLHYPVWMWHWARPDDPRVPWETAARILLPPTVLARKTSAISRFTSQISPLGPEPGDAAILPPEEIAHHLRAAEVVFR; encoded by the coding sequence ATGACGACACCGGGCCAGGAGGAGCCGGCCGCCGACCCGATCCAGGCCCGCGGAACCGATGAGAGCGAGTGGCGGAACTGGGCCGGGTGGGACGCGCTGCCGGAGTTCACGCTGCCGTCCACGGGCCGTGCCGTCGTGGTCGCTGCGCACCCGGATGACGAGGTGCTGGGGTTCGGCGGCTCCCTCAGCCTGCTGGCAGCCGCCGGGATGGACCTGACGGTCGTCAGCGTGACCGATGGAGAACGCTCTCACCCGCACAGCCGAGTGGAGACCCCTGAGTCCCTGGCGCGCATACGTGCCAAGGAAGCCCGCGCCGCGCTGGCCGAGTTGGGCGCCGCCGATGCGGAGATCATCCGGCTGCACGTGCCGGACACCGGCGTCGCGGCCCATGAAGACCGCCTCCGCACCAGGCTGGCCGAGGTGATGGCGGGGGCAGCTCTTTGCGCCGCGCCCTGGACGGGTGACATCCACGCCGACCACGAGGCCGCGGGCCGTGCGGCGCTCGCCGCCTCGGGCGCGGCCGGGGTGCCCTGCCTGCACTACCCCGTCTGGATGTGGCACTGGGCGCGGCCCGATGACCCCCGTGTGCCCTGGGAGACGGCCGCCCGCATCCTCCTCCCGCCCACCGTGCTGGCCCGCAAGACCTCGGCGATCAGTCGCTTCACCAGCCAGATCAGCCCGCTGGGGCCCGAGCCGGGCGATGCCGCGATCCTGCCACCGGAGGAGATCGCCCATCATCTGCGGGCTGCGGAGGTGGTCTTCCGGTGA